Proteins found in one Streptomyces sp. NBC_00461 genomic segment:
- a CDS encoding LuxR C-terminal-related transcriptional regulator gives MIDVAIIDDHPIARCGVEHALSARPNVRVTQSIGSPDELDTGASPPDVLLLDLYLNVDTPSLPAVAELSAWTKVLVMSASGRPRDVVGAIQAGARGYLTKHSSIEMFAQAVETVAAGGFAMSSELADVIHSELGAGPDARSRHGASDGGADAPQLSAREEEALAYIARGFTHAQTATRMGISKATVDTYVERIRRKLQLGNKAELTRAALQRQGKQTAGTE, from the coding sequence ATGATCGATGTGGCGATCATCGATGACCATCCCATTGCCAGATGCGGCGTTGAACACGCTCTCTCCGCCCGGCCCAACGTACGGGTCACCCAGTCGATCGGCTCACCCGATGAGCTGGACACCGGCGCGTCCCCGCCGGACGTACTGCTGCTGGACCTGTACCTGAACGTGGACACGCCCTCGCTGCCCGCGGTGGCGGAACTATCCGCGTGGACCAAGGTTCTGGTGATGTCCGCCTCAGGCCGGCCGCGAGACGTCGTGGGAGCCATCCAGGCCGGTGCCCGGGGGTACCTGACCAAGCACTCCAGCATCGAGATGTTCGCGCAGGCCGTGGAGACCGTCGCAGCCGGCGGATTCGCGATGTCCTCCGAACTCGCCGACGTGATCCACAGCGAGCTCGGCGCCGGCCCGGACGCCCGTTCCCGTCACGGTGCGTCGGACGGCGGTGCCGATGCCCCGCAGCTGTCGGCGCGTGAGGAGGAAGCCCTGGCCTACATCGCCCGGGGCTTCACGCACGCCCAGACCGCCACCCGCATGGGCATCAGCAAGGCGACCGTGGACACCTACGTCGAACGCATCCGCCGTAAGCTGCAGTTGGGCAACAAGGCCGAGCTGACCCGCGCCGCCCTGCAACGCCAGGGCAAGCAGACCGCAGGAACGGAGTGA
- a CDS encoding sensor histidine kinase translates to MTLTRVRTNQSAQSVKVPEATAAQRSERMLTLTAVLFRATGILQVLITVLSHSAQYARPGWVLTVALTVCLESVLLSVYWLRRRKITPVTMSADIALCVAALAANAALTDTQDALTWAYFMYGFTILTSIGIGVAYLRYVAVLAATTALAAGYVLSSLFFGLERPWNALPDTISYFADTSVTWIVARELRRSAGELDTTRAKAVADAAALATERERLRHARALHDRVLQTMETLARGHWIADDRLRAQVAGEATWLRALVRGDPIDHEHDLLTALQAVVCRKTEHGLDVQLVDGSLRQQDAVRAGLAAASVAALSGAVEEALTNVAKHAGVDRAVLHAAATPTQVTISIVDHGRGFDPAHQPVGWGLPQSIRRRLLEIGGHVHLESAPGAGTSVELTLDITNQGNDQSLPTS, encoded by the coding sequence GTGACCCTGACCCGCGTGCGGACCAACCAGTCAGCGCAGTCCGTGAAGGTGCCCGAGGCGACCGCGGCACAGCGCAGCGAGCGCATGCTCACGCTCACTGCCGTACTCTTCCGCGCGACCGGGATCCTCCAGGTCCTGATCACCGTCCTGTCCCACAGCGCCCAGTACGCGCGCCCCGGGTGGGTCCTGACCGTCGCCCTGACCGTCTGCCTGGAAAGCGTGCTGCTGAGCGTCTACTGGCTGCGTCGCCGAAAGATCACGCCGGTCACGATGAGCGCCGACATCGCTCTGTGCGTCGCGGCCCTCGCCGCCAACGCGGCACTCACTGATACGCAGGATGCCCTGACCTGGGCGTACTTCATGTACGGCTTCACCATCCTGACCAGCATCGGAATCGGCGTCGCCTACCTCCGGTACGTTGCCGTCCTCGCCGCGACCACCGCGCTGGCCGCCGGATACGTCCTCTCGTCCTTGTTCTTCGGCTTGGAGCGCCCCTGGAACGCTCTTCCCGACACCATCAGTTACTTCGCCGACACCTCGGTCACCTGGATCGTCGCGCGTGAACTGCGCCGTTCCGCCGGTGAACTGGACACCACGCGTGCCAAAGCCGTCGCCGACGCGGCCGCGTTGGCCACCGAACGCGAGCGCCTCCGGCACGCCAGGGCCCTGCACGACCGGGTGCTGCAGACCATGGAGACACTGGCTCGCGGTCACTGGATCGCCGACGACCGGCTGCGCGCCCAGGTCGCCGGCGAGGCCACATGGCTGCGCGCCCTGGTCCGCGGTGACCCGATCGACCACGAACATGACCTGCTCACCGCTCTACAGGCAGTGGTGTGCCGCAAGACTGAACACGGCCTCGACGTCCAGCTCGTCGACGGCTCCTTGCGGCAGCAGGATGCCGTCCGCGCCGGTCTGGCAGCCGCATCGGTCGCCGCTCTGTCCGGCGCGGTCGAGGAAGCACTGACCAACGTCGCCAAGCACGCCGGCGTCGACAGGGCCGTACTCCACGCAGCCGCCACCCCTACGCAGGTGACCATCAGCATCGTGGACCATGGGCGCGGCTTCGACCCCGCTCACCAACCCGTCGGGTGGGGCCTGCCCCAGTCCATCCGCCGCCGGCTCCTGGAAATCGGCGGCCACGTTCACCTGGAATCCGCCCCAGGCGCGGGAACGAGCGTGGAACTGACCCTGGACATCACGAACCAGGGCAACGACCAGAGCCTGCCGACCAGTTGA